Proteins from one Bactrocera neohumeralis isolate Rockhampton chromosome 3, APGP_CSIRO_Bneo_wtdbg2-racon-allhic-juicebox.fasta_v2, whole genome shotgun sequence genomic window:
- the LOC126752086 gene encoding uncharacterized protein LOC126752086: MTDETASCIDIVREFIVNASKDFANTLGLKSNTTRREEKVSAPTSVRRQLLDVLITELCGHVTDDLRLLWYVSCDCYYDISGEEIKAAKKVYEDNWRNVYSVFLNTANKLNDDPYVHVELASPSKIQINPNISMREYLYSPIHIPGEDPIVVLGQNSIYISKADFDKICWRHDQGAARKLCALIFSRVQMLETDFKKTFLEPYKIADIESCVLTCSYSNSDDILKHIAIRCFNTHKRYRNKRIPGKKS; the protein is encoded by the exons ATGACCGATGAAACAG cTTCGTGTATAGACATAGTCCGTGAATTTATAGTAAATGCTTCAAAAGATTTTGCAAACACTTTGGGACTGAAAAGTAATACTACTAGAAGAGAAGAGAAGGTTTCAGCTCCAACTTCTGTTAGAAGACAACTTTTAGATGTACTAATTACCGAACTGTGCGGTCATGTTACTGACGATTTAAGGCTTCTTTGGTATGTCAGCTGTGACTGCTACTATGATATAAGCGGCGAAGAGATTAAAGCAGCGAAAAAAGTATATGAAGATAATTGGAGGAATGTTTATAGCGTTTTTTTGAATACCGCGAATAAACTTAACGATGATCCCTATGTGCATGTGGAGTTAGCTTCACCatccaaaatacaaataaatccCAATATATCAATGAGAGAATACTTGTACTCACCCATTCACATCCCTGGCGAAGATCCAATTGTAGTTCTTGGTCAAAACAGTATTTATATTAGCAAAGCTGATTTTGATAAGATTTGCTGGAGACATGACCAAGGCGCTGCACGAAAGCtgtgtgcattaatattttctCGAGTGCAAATGCTAGAAACGGActtcaaaaaaacatttctagAACCTTATAAAATTGCTGATATTGAATCTTGTGTTCTAACATGCTCATATAGTAATTCTGACGATATATTAAAACACATTGCTATAAGATGTTTTAATACACACAAAAGATATAGAAATAAACGAATACCTGGCAAAAAATCCTAG
- the LOC126752092 gene encoding probable NADH dehydrogenase [ubiquinone] 1 alpha subcomplex subunit 12 — MAKYLGLDRLGKIFQIIRQSGGIKNAYMKMYRYDDLKIGTLVGTDKYGNRYYENPYYFYGRNRWVEYADHLNLEYDGSQIPADWYGWMHYKTDLPPIRDGSRPKYKWMADHSENLSGTKEQYMPYSTTPPKVQAWDPKKSK, encoded by the exons ATGGCCAAGTATTTGGGACTAGACCGTCTtggtaaaattttccaaataatcCGCCAATCTGGTGGAATAAAAAATGCCTATATGAAAATGTACAG gTATGATGATCTAAAAATTGGTACACTCGTTGGGACAGACAAATATGGCAACAGGTATTATGAAAACCCTTATTACTTTTATGGCCGAAATCGTTGGGTGGAATATGCCGATCACTTAAATTTGGAATATGACGGTTCACAAATACCCGCAGATTGGTATGGGTGGATGCATTACAAG acCGACTTACCGCCAATACGCGATGGGAGCCGTCCCAAATATAAGTGGATGGCTGATCACAGTGAAAATTTGTCTGGCACTAAag AACAATATATGCCGTATTCAACCACACCACCAAAAGTACAGGCATGGGATCCGAAAAAATCTAAAtga
- the LOC126752091 gene encoding actin-related protein 2/3 complex subunit 5-C encodes MAKNTSSSAFRKIDVDQYNEDNFKEDEADAISAIVGPDENEITTLLTQGKSVEALVNVLQNAPLRCKNQHVKDNALNTTLRVLLSIKSSQMDQAVEALEQNDLLDVLMKYIYRGFEIPSEGSSGHLLQWHEKAFAKGGVGCIVRVLSDTNRA; translated from the exons atggctAAGAATACCTCTAGTTCAGCTTTCCGCAAAATTGATGTAGATCAATATAATGAGGATAATTTTAAGGAAGACGAAGCAGATGCAATTTCAGCAATTGTTGGCCcagatgaaaatgaaataacgACACTTCTTACACAGGGTAAATCTGTGGAGGCTTTAGTTAATGTGTTGCAAAATGCGCCTTTACGTTGCAAAAATCAACATGTGAAG GACAACGCCTTGAATACAACTCTACGAGTATTGCTCTCCATCAAATCATCACAAATGGATCAAGCTGTGGAAGCACTTGAACAAAACGATTTACTAGatgttttaatgaaatatatttatcgtGGCTTTGAAATTCCCTCAGAGGGCTCTAGTGGGCATCTATTGCAATGGCATGAGAAAGCATTTGCCAAAGGTGGTGTGGGCTGTATTGTGCGAGTTCTTTCTGATACAAATCgagcataa
- the LOC126752070 gene encoding dynamin-1-like protein, with the protein MEALIPVINKLQDVFNTVGSDSIQLPQIVVLGSQSSGKSSVIESLVGRSFLPRGTGIVTRRPLILQLIHCPLDDREHRSAENGTINAEEWGKFLHTKKIFTDFNQIRNEIEEETDRAAGSNKGICPEPINLKIFSTRVVNLTLVDLPGITKVPVGDQPEDIEAQIKDLVLKFIDNPNSIVLAVTAANTDMATSEALKLAKECDPDGRRTLAVVTKLDLMDAGTDAIDILCGRVIPVKLGIIGVVNRSQQDIIDKKQIDDQLKDEAAFLQRKYPTLATRNGTPYLAKTLNRLLMHHIRDCLPDLKTRVNVMSSQFQSLLHSYGEDVSDKSQTLLQIITKFASAYNSTIEGTARNIETTELCGGARICYIFHETFGRTLDSIHPLSGLSKMDILTAIRNATGPRPALFVPEVSFELLVKRQIRRLEEPSLRCVELIHEEMQRIVQHCGNEVQQEMLRFPKLHEKIVDVVTQLLRRRLPATNVMVENLVAIELAYINTKHPDFHKDAALVPSLLKADNIIEPFSHLSAQVQRRTNTTPRNSNSSPQVTAQHQQQQQQQQQQNDTQEQNHIGENAVGNSWLSTILPPAPSTSPAVRAPESFDNSASNTPLHNHISSPLKPVNLLPDMPVQHGSRRLTDKEQKDCDVIERLIKSYFYIVRKSIQDSVPKAIMHFLVNYVKDNLQSELVTHLYKSERAETLLNESDHIAVRRKEAADMLKALTRANHIISEIRETHMW; encoded by the exons ATGGAAGCTCTTATTCCggttataaataaattgcaagATGTTTTCAACACAGTAGGATCGGATTCTATACAATTGCCTCAAATTGTAGTACTTGGAAGTCAG agTTCCGGCAAAAGTTCAGTTATAGAGAGTTTGGTGGGACGCTCTTTTCTACCCCGTGGTACAGGTATAGTGACGCGTCGTCCACTTATTTTACAGCTGATTCACTGTCCTCTCGATGACAGGGAGCACCGTTCGGCTGAAAATG gAACAATTAATGCAGAAGAGTGGGGTAAATTCTTGCACAccaagaaaatttttacagatttCAATCAGATTCGCAACGAAATTGAAGAAGAGACTGACCGTGCTGCCGGCTCCAACAAAGGCATTTGTCCCGAACCAATCAATCTGAAAATATTCTCAACACGCGTCGTAAATTTAACACTCGTTGATTTACCTGGTATAACTAAAGTGCCTGTTGGTGATCAACCAGAAGACATCGAAGCACAAATTAAAGACTTGGTTTTAAAGTTTATTGATAATCCGAATTCTATCGTTTTGGCTGTGACCGCCGCGAACACAGATATGGCGACAAGTGAAGCGTTAAAATTGGCTAAAGAATGTGATCCCGATGGTCGACGCACCTTAGCCGTGGTTACAAAACTCGATCTCATGGACGCCGGCACTGACGCTATTGACATATTATGTGGCCGAGTAATACCAGTAAAACTAGGAATTATTGGTGTGGTAAATCGTTCGCAACAGGATATTATTGATAAGAAACAAATTGACGATCAACTTAAAGACGAAGCGGCGTTTTTGCAAAGGAAATATCCTACATTAGCTACTCGTAATGGCACACCTTACTTAGCAAAAACTTTAAATCGTTTGCTTATGCATCACATACGCGATTGCTTACCAGATctgaaa ACTCGTGTCAACGTAATGTCTTCACAATTTCAATCTCTATTACACTCTTATGGCGAAGACGTTTCGGACAAAAGTCAAACACTACTACaaataataaccaaatttgctagTGCCTACAATTCCACGATCGAAGGTACCGCACGCAATATTGAAACGACCGAACTTTGTGGTGGAGCGCgcatttgttatatttttcatgAGACATTTGGCCGTACACTTGATTCCATACATCCATTATCCGGATTAAGTAAAATGGACATATTGACAGCTATACGCAATGCGACTGGTCCGCGGCCCGCACTTTTCGTACCCGAGGTTTCGTTTGAATTACTGGTGAAACGGCAAATACGACGCTTAGAGGAGCCTTCATTGCGTTGCGTAGAGTTAATACACGAGGAAATGCAACGCATTGTACAGCATTGTGGCAATGAAGTACAACAAGAAATGCTGCG aTTCCCGAAATTACACGAGAAAATTGTTGATGTGGTTACGCAACTTCTGCGACGTCGTCTGCCCGCCACCAATGTAATGGTTGAAAATCTGGTAGCTATCGAATTGGCTTATATTAACACCAAGCACCCCGACTTTCATAAGGATGCTGCATTAGTTCCCAGTCTACTAAAGGCGGATAATATCATTGAGCCATTCAGCCATTTGAGTGCACAAGTACAACGGCGCACCAATACAACACCACGCAATTCCAATTCGTCACCTCAAGTGACAGCACAgcatcaacaacagcagcagcaacagcaacaacaaaatgataCTCAAGAACAA aatCATATTGGTGAAAATGCCGTGGGTAATAGTTGGTTATCTACAATTTTACCTCCGGCACCGTCTACTTCACCAGCGGTTAGAGCGCCAGAAAGCTTCGATAATTCTGCAAGTAATACTCCTTTGCATAATCATATTTCGAGCCCTTTAAAACCAGTTAACTTATTGCCCGATATGCCAGTTCAACATGGTTCAAGGCGCTTAACTGATAAGGAACAAAAGGATTGTGATGTTATTG AACGCTTAATTAAGTCATATTTCTATATTGTGCGCAAATCCATTCAGGATTCAGTACCAAAAGCTATAATGCATTTCTTAGTTAATTACGTTAAGGATAACTTACAAAGCGAACTAGTCACACATTTGTACAAGTCGGAAAGGGCAGAAACTTTACTCAACGAGTCTGACCATATTGCGGTGCGACGAAAAGAGGCGGCCGATATGTTGAAG GCGCTTACCAGGGCAAACCACATAATAAGCGAAATACGCGAAACGCATATGTGGTAA